In a genomic window of Glycine max cultivar Williams 82 chromosome 13, Glycine_max_v4.0, whole genome shotgun sequence:
- the GM2S-1 gene encoding 2S seed storage albumin protein precursor, translating into MTKFTILLISLLFCIAHTCSASKWQHQQDSCRKQLQGVNLTPCEKHIMEKIQGRGDDDDDDDDDNHILRTMRGRINYIRRNEGKDEDEEEEGHMQKCCTEMSELRSPKCQCKALQKIMENQSEELEEKQKKKMEKELINLATMCRFGPMIQCDLSSDD; encoded by the coding sequence ATGACCAAGTTCACAATCCTCCTCATCTCTCTTCTCTTCTGCATCGCCCACACTTGCAGCGCCTCCAAATGGCAGCACCAGCAAGATAGCTGCCGCAAGCAGCTCCAGGGGGTGAACCTCACGCCCTGCGAGAAGCACATCATGGAGAAGATCCAAGGCCGCGGCgatgacgatgatgatgatgacgacGACAATCACATTCTCAGGACCATGCGGGGAAGAATCAACTACATAAGGAGGAACGAAGGAAAAGacgaagacgaagaagaagaaggacaCATGCAGAAGTGCTGCACAGAAATGAGCGAGCTGAGAAGCCCCAAATGCCAGTGCAAAGCGCTGCAGAAGATAATGGAGAACCAGAGCGAGGAACTGGAGGagaagcagaagaagaaaatggagaagGAGCTCATTAACTTGGCTACTATGTGCAGGTTTGGACCCATGATCCAGTGCGACTTGTCCTCCGATGACTAA
- the LOC100806336 gene encoding DDRGK domain-containing protein 1: MEELFVAVLSMLLVAALIPLYLWKRRQDSQPPPPHRDEAPQAPRRETVARAAATRRMRRRPAASGASTSADPPATQEGSGGESDDEAAGGGYYEAKASKKKEIKRQEREERRQAEEVARESRLAKQDRYSEMRRLKDEEREAQERKLEEEARAQKAKEEEAAALEFEKWKGEFSVDDEGTLEEVQGSTEDLLGNFVEYIKKHKCVPLEDLAAEFKLRTQECINRITSLESMGRLSGVMDDRGKFIYISQEEMKAVADYIKRQGRVSISHLASKSNQFIDLEPKAQYSEDINIAEEITVN, translated from the exons ATGGAGGAGCTATTCGTAGCAGTTCTATCGATGCTTCTTGTGGCAGCGTTGATCCCACTCTACCTATGGAAACGCCGTCAAGATTCTCAACCTCCCCCTCCCCACCGCGACGAAGCTCCTCAG GCTCCGCGGAGAGAAACCGTGGCGCGCGCCGCCGCCACTCGTCGCATGCGTCGCCGACCTGCCGCCTCTGGAGCTAGCACTTCGGCAGATCCACCTGCGACGCAAGAAG GATCTGGTGGTGAGAGTGATGATGAAGCTGCCGGCGGAGGGTATTATGAGGCTAAAGCATCAAAGAAAAAGGAGATTAAAAGGCAAGAGAGGGAAGAAAGGCGTCAG GCTGAGGAAGTTGCACGAGAGTCAAGGCTTGCAAAACAAGATCGTTATTCAGAAATGCGGAGGTTGAAGGATGAGGAGCGTGAGGCACAGGAGCGTAAGTTG GAAGAGGAAGCCAGAGCTCAGAAGGCTAAGGAGGAGGAGGCTGCTGCATTAGAGTTTGAGAAGTGGAAAGGTGAATTTTCAGTTGATGATGAGGGTACCCTTGAAGAAGTGCAGGGTAGTACTGAAGACTTGCTAGGCAATTTTGTTGAATATATAAAG AAGCACAAATGTGTTCCCTTAGAAGATCTTGCTGCAGAATTTAAATTGCGTACACAG GAATGTATCAATCGCATCACATCTCTGGAAAGTATGG GTCGGCTTTCGGGTGTTATGGATGATAGAGGGAAATTTATTTACATCTCCCAAGAAGAGATGAAAGCCGTTGCTGATTATATTAAGCGGCAAGGGAGGGTTAGCATTTCCCACTTAGCAAGTAAATCGAACCAGTTCATTGATTTGGAGCCTAAAGCCCAGTACTCTGAGGACATTAACATTGCGGAGGAGATAACTGTTAACTGA
- the LOC100786691 gene encoding COBRA-like protein 10: MTELDACNGVFLTYALLGRVKEYPHVKNTSKQAWAFKAEASLTNVGDEEVQGWKMYVGFQHREILVSADGAVLTDAGDFPAEVGNGTTMMGSTATDLKTAIDTAGDIDQMSVRIQMKGTQFGLGAGATPMPKTIHLENDGFKCPAPSRRATRMFVCCRKDPKVKAKQAKKTKYPPRRKGDITIAYDVLQAFQNNYYAQVTIDNNHPLGRLDHWNLTWEWQKGEFIYSMKGAFARRRDPSECLYGLAGKFYKDMDFTNVATCQKKPTISDLPSERKEDEKVGKLPWCCRNGTVLPPIMDKNKARSMFQMQVFKIAPDTDNRTALTPPSKWNIDGVINPKYKCSAPVRVDPQVFPDPSGLSAISTAVASWQIVCNITKPKPQENRCCVSFSAFYNESAIPCNTCACGCDDTRKCSSRASPMLLPPDVLLVPFANRSVKARAWARLKHLHVPSKLPCGDNCPVSINWHVSSDHRDGWTARITLFNWEDYSFDDWFTAVQLRRTFEDFEDVYSFNGTRIPGLKTVFFEGLKGLNYLAGETNGTHANDPRVPGKQQSVISFSKKHIKDFDVTHDGFPTKVFFNGMECSLPPIRPAKSSGRKSSSISVIALVFTAFVTFLMI; the protein is encoded by the exons ATGACGGAGCTCGACGCCTGCAACGGTGTGTTTCTCACGTACGCGCTCCTTGGGCGCGTGAAGGAGTACCCGCACGTGAAGAACACGTCGAAGCAGGCGTGGGCGTTCAAGGCGGAGGCGTCCCTGACAAACGTCGGGGACGAGGAGGTGCAGGGGTGGAAGATGTACGTGGGGTTCCAGCACCGCGAGATTCTGGTCTCCGCCGACGGCGCCGTGCTCACCGACGCCGGGGACTTTCCGGCGGAGGTGGGGAACGGGACCACGATGATGGGGTCCACCGCGACGGACTTGAAGACCGCCATAGATACCGCCGGGGATATTGACCAGATGAGTGTGAGGATTCAGATGAAGGGGACGCAGTTTGGGTTGGGTGCTGGGGCTACGCCAATGCCTAAAACTATTCATCTTGAGAATGATGGCTTCAAATGCCCTGCACCCAGTCGAAGAg CCACGAGAATGTTCGTATGCTGCAGAAAGGACCCAAAAGTAAAAGCCAAGCAAGCTAAGAAAACAAAGTACCCACCTCGTCGCAAAGGAGACATAACCATAGCATACGACGTGCTCCAAGCCTTCCAGAACAACTACTACGCGCAAGTCACAATAGACAACAACCACCCATTAGGTCGTCTCGATCACTGGAACCTAACATGGGAATGGCAAAAGGGAGAATTCATATACTCCATGAAAGGAGCCTTTGCTCGCAGAAGAGACCCTTCTGAGTGCTTGTACGGCCTCGCAGGAAAATTCTACAAAGACATGGATTTCACAAACGTCGCAACCTGTCAAAAGAAGCCAACAATCTCTGATCTTCCAtcagagagaaaagaagatgaGAAAGTTGGAAAACTTCCTTGGTGTTGTAGGAATGGCACTGTTTTGCCTCCTATCATGGACAAGAACAAAGCTAGGTCAATGTTCCAGATGCAAGTGTTCAAAATTGCACCTGACACTGATAACAGAACTGCTCTCACTCCACCTTCAAAGTGGAACATTGATGGTGTCATTAACCCTAAATACAAGTGCAGTGCCCCAGTTAGGGTTGACCCACAAGTCTTCCCTGACCCTAGTGGGCTTAGTGCTATTAGCACAGCGGTTGCAAGTTGGCAAATAGTTTGCAACATCACAAAACCTAAGCCTCAAGAAAACCGTTGTTGTGTCTCTTTCTCAGCATTCTACAACGAATCAGCCATCCCTTGCAACACGTGTGCATGTGGGTGTGATGACACGAGGAAGTGCAGCTCTAGGGCTTCTCCGATGCTTCTTCCACCAGATGTTCTTCTTGTGCCGTTTGCTAACAGGTCCGTTAAGGCACGTGCATGGGCCAGGCTCAAGCACTTGCACGTACCGAGCAAGCTCCCTTGTGGGGACAATTGCCCCGTCAGCATAAACTGGCACGTGAGTTCTGATCACAGGGATGGATGGACAGCTAGGATCACACTTTTCAACTGGGAGGACTATTCCTTTGACGATTGGTTCACTGCAGTTCAGTTGAGGAGAACTTTCGAGGATTTTGAAGATGTGTATTCCTTCAATGGGACGAGGATTCCTGGTCTCAAAACTGTGTTCTTTGAAGGGTTAAAGGGTTTGAATTACTTGGCTGGAGAAACCAATGGAACACACGCTAATGACCCCAGGGTTCCAGGGAAACAACAATCTGTTATTTCTTTCAGCAAGAAGCATATAAAAGACTTCGATGTCACACATGATGGGTTCCCCACTAAGGTTTTCTTCAATGGAATGGAGTGTTCACTTCCTCCAATTAGACCTGCCAAAAGTTCAGGGCGCAAATCATCTTCCATCAGTGTCATTGCACTCGTTTTCACAGCTTTTGTGACTTTCTTGATGATCTAA
- the LOC100805808 gene encoding rab GTPase-activating protein 22 — MWRDPGVSADSFYEIRPECTDVPVTRFKIKAGKTLSARKWHAAFTPEGYLDIGKTLSRIYRGGVHPSIKGEVWEFLLGCYDPKSTFEERYQIRQRRRMQYATWKEECRQLFPLVGSGRFVTAPVITEDGQPIQDPLVLKETSPAKGLAVHPQHNNSPSSMDAANNLEKVTDKAVVQWMLTLHQIGLDVVRTDRTLVFYEKQENLSKLWDILAVYAWIDKDVGYGQGMCDICSPMIILLDDEADAFWCFERLMRRLRGNFRCTESSVGVAAQLSNLASVTQVIDPKLHKHLEHLGGGDYLFAFRMLMVLFRREFSFCDSLYLWEMMWALEYDPELFLMYEMPLSASEKAEGSKGKTKSIRQCGKYEREIVKSGAKNAEAPLPMSIFLVASVLKDKSAKLLQEARGLDDVVKILNDTTGNIDAKKACSGAMKLHKKYLKKAKKP; from the exons ATGTGGAGAGATCCGGGAGTTTCAGCTGATTCTTTCTATGAAATCCGCCCCGAATGCACCGATGTTCCCGTTACTCGATTTAAGatcaag GCTGGCAAAACACTAAGTGCAAGAAAATGGCATGCTGCATTTACTCCAGAAGGGTATCTAGATATAGGCAAGACTCTAAGCCGAATCTACCGCggg GGAGTCCATCCATCAATTAAGGGAGAAGTTTGGGAATTTCTACTTGGTTGCTATGATCCCAAGAGTACATTTGAGGAAAGATATCAGATAAGACAACGCCGAAG AATGCAATATGCTACATGGAAAGAAGAATGCCGCCAATTGTTTCCTCTTGTTGGAAGTGGTAGATTTGTCACAGCACCTGTCATTACTGAAGATGGTCAGCCTATTCAAGATCCATTGGTTTTGAAAGAAACAAGTCCGGCCAAGGGATTGGCTGTACATCCACAACATAATAATAGTCCTTCAAGTATGGATGCTGcaaataatttagaaaaggTGACAGACAAGGCAGTAGTCCAGTGGATGTTAACTCTGCATCAAATAG GTCTTGATGTGGTTCGCACTGATAGGACATTAGTTTTTTATGAGAAGCAAGAAAACTTGTCGAAACTATGGGATATTCTTGCTGTTTATGCTTGGATAGATAAGGACGTTGGCTATGGTCAAG GAATGTGTGACATATGCTCCCCAATGATAATTCTTCTTGATGACGAAGCAGATGCATTTTGGTGCTTTGAGCGTTTGATGCGCAGACTT CGAGGCAACTTTAGATGCACCGAGAGCTCTGTTGGTGTGGCGGCTCAACTAAGTAATCTGGCTTCAGTCACTCAAGTAATTGATCCAAAACTTCATAAACATTTAG AACATCTTGGTGGAGGTGACTATCTGTTTGCTTTTCGAATGCTAATGGTTTTGTTTCGTCGAGAATTCTCCTTTTGTGACTCATTGTACCTTTGGGAG ATGATGTGGGCTCTAGAATATGATCCTGAATTGTTCTTGATGTATGAAATGCCTCTATCAGCTTCTGAAAAAGCTGAGGgctcaaaagggaaaacaaagtCAATACGTCAATGTGGAAAGTATGAGAGAGAAATTGTGAAGAGTGGAGCAAAAAATGCAGAAGCACCTCTTCCTATGTCTATTTTCCTTGTTGCTAGTGtattgaaagataaaagtgcAAAACTACTCCAAGAAGCACGGGGCTTGGATGATGTTGTCAAG ATTTTGAATGACACAACTGGTAATATAGATGCAAAAAAAGCTTGCAGTGGGGCTATGAAACTTCAcaagaaatatttgaaaaag GCCAAGAAACCCTAG
- the LOC100806869 gene encoding protein disulfide-isomerase 5-4 isoform X1 has protein sequence MISSSKIKSVDFYRKIPRDLTEASLSGAGLSIVAALAMIFLFGMELNSYLSVTTSTQVIVDKSSDGDYLRIDFNISFPALSCEFAAVDVSDVLGTNRLNLTKTVRKFSIDSNLRPTGAEFHSEPAANSIKHDNEVNEESVEGSVVLKTQNFDKYAHQFPITVVNFYAPWCYWSQRLKPSWEKAAKIIKERYDPEMDGRIILGRVDCTEDGDLCRSHHIQGYPSIRIFRKGSDVRSNHGHHDHESYYGDRDTDSLVKTMENLVASLPSESQKLPLEDKSDVAKNTERPAPSTGGCRIDGYVRVKKVPGNLIFSARSNAHSFDASQMNMSHVINHLSFGRKVSPRVMSDVKRLIPYVGSSHDRLNGRSFINTHDLGANVTMEHYLQIVKTEVITRKDYKLVEEYEYTAHSSVAQSLHIPVAKFHLELSPMQVLITENQKSFSHFITNVCAIVGGIFTVAGIMDAILHNTIRLMKKVELGKNF, from the exons ATGATTTCCTCAAGCAAAATCAAATCCGTCGATTTTTACAG AAAAATCCCTAGAGATTTAACTGAGGCATCATTATCCGGAGCAGGGCTATCCATAGTAGCAGCTCTCgccatgatatttttatttggaaTG GAGCTTAATAGTTATCTGTCTGTCACCACCTCTACACAAGTGATTGTTGACAAGAGTTCTGATGGGGACTATTTACGTATAGATTTTAATATCAG TTTTCCTGCCCTCTCCTGTGAGTTTGCAGCAGTTGATGTGAGTGATGTGCTGGGCACA AACAGGCTGAATCTAACAAAAACAGTTCGCAAGTTTTCTATTGATTCAAATTTAAGACCTACTGGTGCTGAATTCCATTCAGAACCAGCTGCTAACAGCATTAAGCATGATAATGAAGTAAATGAAGAATCTGTTGAAGGTTCTGTTGTActcaaaacacaaaattttgataaatatgcTCATCA GTTTCCAATTAcagttgttaatttttatgcTCCTTGGTGTTACTGGAGTCAACGCTtg AAACCATCATGGGAGAAGGCAGctaaaattattaaagagaG ATATGATCCGGAAATGGATGGTCGTATTATTTTGGGGAGGGTAGATTGCACTGAAGATGGAGACTTGTGCCGGAG CCATCACATACAAGGGTATCCTTCAATTCGTATCTTTCGTAAAGGAAGTGATGTTAG AAGTAACCATGGACATCATGATCATGAGTCCTATTATGGAGATCGTGACACAGATAGCCTAGTCAAG ACAATGGAGAATTTAGTTGCATCTCTCCCTTCAGAATCTCAGAAGTTACCTTTGGAGGATAAATCCGATGTTGCGAAAAATACAGAAAGACCAGCACCATCAACAGGAGGGTGTAGAATTGACGGATATGTGCGTGTCAAGAAG GTTCCTGGAAACTTGATCTTCTCAGCTAGATCCAATGCTCATTCCTTTGATGCTTCTCAAATGAACATGTCACATGTCATAAACCATTTATCTTTTGGAAGGAAAGTATCACCTAGGGTCATGAGTGATGTGAAGCGCTTGATACCTTACGTTGGTAGCAGCCATGACAGGCTGAATGGTCGATCATTTATCAATACACATGATTTAGGAGCAAATGTTACT ATGGAGCATTACCTTCAGATAGTTAAAACAGAGGTGATAACTAGAAAGGATTATAAATTAGTTGAGGAGTATGAGTACACAGCGCACAGCAGTGTGGCACAGAGTTTACACATTCCTGTTGCTAAGTTCCATCTTGAGCTCTCCCCCATGCAG GTCTTAATAACGGAAAACCAGAAGTCCTTTTCTCACTTTATCACAAATGTCTGTGCTATTGTTGGAGGCATTTTCACG GTTGCTGGAATTATGGACGCGATTTTGCACAACACTATAAGACTAATGAAAAAAGTTGAGCTTGGCAAAAATTTTTGA
- the LOC100806869 gene encoding protein disulfide-isomerase 5-4 isoform X2, with protein MDGRIILGRVDCTEDGDLCRSHHIQGYPSIRIFRKGSDVRSNHGHHDHESYYGDRDTDSLVKTMENLVASLPSESQKLPLEDKSDVAKNTERPAPSTGGCRIDGYVRVKKVPGNLIFSARSNAHSFDASQMNMSHVINHLSFGRKVSPRVMSDVKRLIPYVGSSHDRLNGRSFINTHDLGANVTMEHYLQIVKTEVITRKDYKLVEEYEYTAHSSVAQSLHIPVAKFHLELSPMQVLITENQKSFSHFITNVCAIVGGIFTVAGIMDAILHNTIRLMKKVELGKNF; from the exons ATGGATGGTCGTATTATTTTGGGGAGGGTAGATTGCACTGAAGATGGAGACTTGTGCCGGAG CCATCACATACAAGGGTATCCTTCAATTCGTATCTTTCGTAAAGGAAGTGATGTTAG AAGTAACCATGGACATCATGATCATGAGTCCTATTATGGAGATCGTGACACAGATAGCCTAGTCAAG ACAATGGAGAATTTAGTTGCATCTCTCCCTTCAGAATCTCAGAAGTTACCTTTGGAGGATAAATCCGATGTTGCGAAAAATACAGAAAGACCAGCACCATCAACAGGAGGGTGTAGAATTGACGGATATGTGCGTGTCAAGAAG GTTCCTGGAAACTTGATCTTCTCAGCTAGATCCAATGCTCATTCCTTTGATGCTTCTCAAATGAACATGTCACATGTCATAAACCATTTATCTTTTGGAAGGAAAGTATCACCTAGGGTCATGAGTGATGTGAAGCGCTTGATACCTTACGTTGGTAGCAGCCATGACAGGCTGAATGGTCGATCATTTATCAATACACATGATTTAGGAGCAAATGTTACT ATGGAGCATTACCTTCAGATAGTTAAAACAGAGGTGATAACTAGAAAGGATTATAAATTAGTTGAGGAGTATGAGTACACAGCGCACAGCAGTGTGGCACAGAGTTTACACATTCCTGTTGCTAAGTTCCATCTTGAGCTCTCCCCCATGCAG GTCTTAATAACGGAAAACCAGAAGTCCTTTTCTCACTTTATCACAAATGTCTGTGCTATTGTTGGAGGCATTTTCACG GTTGCTGGAATTATGGACGCGATTTTGCACAACACTATAAGACTAATGAAAAAAGTTGAGCTTGGCAAAAATTTTTGA